A region of the Phoenix dactylifera cultivar Barhee BC4 chromosome 10, palm_55x_up_171113_PBpolish2nd_filt_p, whole genome shotgun sequence genome:
CTAAGGCTAAAAAACCAATAGTAGTGTAACAATCGATGCAGGGAACCACAAGAACATATTATTTTGTATTATTTCTTAAAATACGAATGGACCATAGCATCTGCAATAGATGATGAATACATAATATTTTTGATGTGTTTCAGATTGCATCTTACCAGATGTTTCCTACTACCAGAAAAACCAGAAAATGAGTTCCACCCCATGAAGTATGACCATGAGTAACaaatcacaaaaataaactcACAAAGCTTACATAGTTCAGACAAAAGATAGATGCTAATCAAATTTAAGTATTTACCAATACGCCCGATTTTCATTCCAGAACGAGCCAAGGCTCTAAGGGCTGACTGAGCACCAGGTCCAGGAGTCTTTGTCTTATTCCCACCAGTGGCTCGAAGCTTAATATGAAGAGCAGTAATGCCCAATTCCTATGGACATGGATGAGAAATGAAATGAACATAATCActagagaagaagaaatgaaaaTGACCCAGAAGTAGCTCAAGATAGCAGACCTTGCACCGCTGAGCAACATCTTGTGCTGCAAGCATGGCTGCATAAGGAGATGATTCATCCCTGTCAGCTTTAACCTTCATGCCACCTATTAAAAAGGTTAAGTTCGCTGTGTCTCAGACTGCTTCTAACAATCCAAAACAATAactgttcttttgaaaaaaatggaGTTTCAATCTCTGAACTAAATGTTTCACAAAGAATTTATACCAAACTGCAAAATCAGAAATTTTCTACACCTCACTCATGATATTTCAAGATAAGTTACCTAGTTGGCATTAGTCCAGCAATCAGGTTTCTACTCTACCTCTTTACCAAACTATGTTCTGATTTTGCAACTTGGCATAATCTGATTCACAAAAACAGTTCCAAATAACTGAGATAAAGTTTGTATCAAGGGCatttcttaccttttctacttaaGGACGATTATGCAAGTACACATACATACAAGAATCAATAACTCCATATAAGAAACTGTttgtttataataataataatgtttTCATTGGATATACAAGATATCGAAGGATTCAAGAAACTTGCAACAGCAATGACTGAGCATAAGAGTATTGGCTTTTAGGGTTTGATAGAATGAGGTTGCTCATATGGGCAAAAACATGGAACCAAAGGGGCTTCACTGACAGTACGCTCAAATGTTACCTCCTTAAAGTCCATTACAAAGTTAATAAGACATATATGCCTCAAGACTAAACTCAAGAGAAAACTTTCTTCCTACATGTATTAATCACAATCACTCTTGCCTCCTAGACATCTATCATTAAGCAGATTATTGAGTATTGATCGGACATATCATACAACAAAGAATCTTTTTAAAGATAGGATAAAAGAttgaattaaaaaaagagagatgccACAAATTAAAAAATGTAACCTCTAGATCTTCCTCTTCCCTAACCTAGACATCAATATTGCATGGTTATGACTCAAAATGAATCCACATCATTAAAGGAAGGCAATATTAAAGGCCACGCTTAAGAGctaaaaattaaacaaaagagaattatgaatgttctatacagaaaaaaatagtaaataacaaataaaaacCTAAACAATAAACATAAAAACTAAAAAGAGGTTCTTTCTACTTGCATCCACAAGAGTACCAAAAACACTATTCAAATCACACAACATTCTCTGTTCTTATTGTTGCTAAATCTCCTCAAATTGTTTCTTTATCCAAGTTAGCGTTACAGATTTGCACCAACATACTTATCTCATTCTATCTAATCCAAAATCAGCCTTTCTTAGTAGTGCAATCAATGATATATTTGAATTTCATTTTCACATTATAAGTTCATATAGTTCCATGTCTTACTACAGTTCAATGATTATGCAACTCAATAAAAATCATACAACCGAGGTATGTATTGACTCCACTTTTCAATCTTACCATACACCCACATTTACATCCATGCTAAGTTCAAACAAACACTAGGCAACAACAAATCCTTTTGCAGAAAAAAACTGATCCATCTCCAGACAGAGGATAAAGCACCATCAGATTTGAACATATAATAAATTCAGCACAGGAAAATTCTCATACCAGTGATGCGAACAATTGTTTCTCTCCCAGACAAATCAGTAACATGCTGCAACTCAAAAATTATATCCAGTCAGTAGTGGGAACTAAAAAATGTGCGCATTTTTTTGTAGATAAAAAAACAAAGGCATCAAAACTCACAATGAAAGTATCGTTGAATGATGCAAAAATGTGAGCCACACCAAACGCATGCTCTCCTTCTCGAACTGTTGGTCCAAGTGTCACATTTTCCTCTTTGGTCTCCCTGGTCTTCCTTCTCGACTGCAAAACCAACACATGTAAGAATTCGTAAAGAGAAGCCTCAAGCTCTGACAAGAGTCATGAGGAACTCTTGGAAGCAAAAACTCAAGAACTCGATCCAAGAAACGATGATGCATCTCAAGAAACGGatcaaaaaaaatctataccttGTCGTAAAAATGTGTCATTTTTTAAGTTATAGAATCATACGCTTCACATTTCGAATACAGAGATTCAAGTCTCAGAGAACGAAAATCCAAGGAATCCAACAAAACCCTCTGCCAGTCTATTGAATTCCAAGAAAAACACAGAAAAAGAAAGGTCGAAGCATCTGACCCTCGGATAGGATCATGCTTTACAACGATTAGACGGCCCAAGAAACACAAAAGGAATCGAAATGTATAGCAAAAAAGAAAgccaaaaaagagagagagagagaagaagggatTTAGAGCAGCAATTGATCAAACGAGGCCTCAGATCTCTTACCAtggtggcggtggcggtggcgACGAAGGGGGCGGCGGTTTGGAGGCGCTAGGTTTTGATCCGGGAAAATATAGAACCCTAGTTTTCGCCTTCGATGCATTGCCGCCGTTACCCTAAACTCGATTATATATAGAAGATAAAATGGGCCGAGCCCACCACCTTTACGTCGTGCAGGTTTGGACATTATAACGAATATTTGGGCTACAGACCGGACCTAGTGCCTGTCCATACGTCAATGGGTTAACATAAACACTGCCAATTTTAACATTATTATATGACTCGGTGTCTCCCACTGTGTTAATAAATTTGACCCATAAAAGCATTACACTAAGCTCTCTTTTGATCCTGGTTCTCCATGCCCATAGTTTTTATGATCACTGACTGGCGTTGATCAGACCCGACCTCTTAATTTTAATTCACAAATCACTAGTTTAAGATATGGCATTCGGacggggttgtatctttcgtgtGAAAGGTAGATTCATCATTCTTAGCACGGGTCCTCATTGGACTAAGAAATTTGAGCAGATAGATGAATGAAGAGTTTAGAGTGTTTTTTTGTTATCTTATCTTAATCCTATTGGTGATGCTTTTTTAATTAGAATGCCACTGATTGTGCCGGTACCCAAGTATGAATAAGCTAATTAGAAGTTCTCATAGTGGATATTTCAGGTTATGATAATTGAAACTTGACCAAAATTAAGTCCAAAAGGATTGACCATAAAATattatcgtgcaatgtaattatttatttattagttaATTTGGAAGTTTATTTTGATAGGGGGTATATTGAGATCTTACAtctagtttaaatttaattattttgatggtAAGTTAGGTTCGTTAATAAAAAATTGTTtatgactttatttttttaataatatttattgaAATACTTTTTGAGGTTAAAATTTATATGTGCATAATGCATCAAATTCTTACGTAGTTTTGATGCTTGCTCTCCGTTTAGAGAAACCACCCGCCGCCTACGTCTCCCCTCTCGGGACAAACGTCGAACTCCTCTGCCCTAccgtcagaaaaaaaaaaaaaccaactgCTGAAGCAGTCGCAAacagtggaaaaaaaaaaaaagtcaaccaTAGATATCCAAAATTAACATGGAAAGAAAGCAGAAGAATCCATTAACAAAAAGAAACCATCGACGCCACCAACATTCCGCTGTAGTTTAATCTAAATTGCTGTCGTTTAATCTAAACTCTAGCTGTCTCCTAGACCGTATCCCTCTTGACATCTAtcgttaggttttttttttgggtcagaGCAAGAAGCCTTGATGCTACCGCCTTCCTCTACCGTTTACGGTGGGGGCAGGGGCCGAGGAAAGCCGCGCAGAGCTCGTAGGCACAGCGATACGTGCCAGGAAGCGGCAGCACGTGCGAATCTGGAGACCCACAGGCCTTGAACAGTCCCATCCCCGTTCCCTCCCTCGGTTCCTCCACCGCCAATGGGTGGCCGGTGCACGAGACGGCGTCGCCCGCGGCCGGCGAGGAGCCTACGGAGGGCTCGCGGAGTTGCTCCAGAGATGCGATCATGGCCTCGTGCTCCCTGGCGATCCTCTGCCacgtctccctctcctcctctgctCTTTTGAGGCGCGATTCCAGTTCCATCATTCGGTCCCGGGCCATCAACAATTCGCTCAGAAGGAAGGAGGTCATCGAC
Encoded here:
- the LOC103703103 gene encoding 40S ribosomal protein S14; translation: MSRRKTRETKEENVTLGPTVREGEHAFGVAHIFASFNDTFIHVTDLSGRETIVRITGGMKVKADRDESSPYAAMLAAQDVAQRCKELGITALHIKLRATGGNKTKTPGPGAQSALRALARSGMKIGRIEDVTPIPTDSTRRKGGRRGRRL
- the LOC103703229 gene encoding uncharacterized protein LOC103703229, producing the protein MAGFWSPGCLYFPAPPMLVAPPSNFLANRPLSMEQSLTNLGLQSNRPGAAFTRQHTLSLLQSDESMTSFLLSELLMARDRMMELESRLKRAEEERETWQRIAREHEAMIASLEQLREPSVGSSPAAGDAVSCTGHPLAVEEPREGTGMGLFKACGSPDSHVLPLPGTYRCAYELCAAFLGPCPHRKR